The Chryseobacterium phocaeense genome includes the window GCCAGGTAATCAGTTTTGAATTATAGGTCATTTTTACATTTACACCAGGGACTTTTCCAATCTGATTTAAAATATACAGATCCGGGACGTCAAAATTATAGGCCTCCCGGCTGCCAATTCCAAAAGAGAAATCGAACTTTTCAGAATCTAAAAAATGTCTGATGGAAACTTCCTTATTATTTTCATACCGGATAAACGGTTTCGCTACATTTTCAGCCATAAAATGCGCTGAGCTTTCTCCTGCCAGATCTTTCACGGAATAATAAACGAAAAGCTTCACTTCCTGTATATCAGAGTTTCCCGGTGAAAGTGTTTTTACCAGTCCGCTCACAATTCCTCCCATCCATCCTGAACTGAAAACAATCCTGCTGTTAACTTTCCTGCTTTTCGCAAGATTATAAGCTCGGACAAGGTCAGGCGTAGGTTTTGTAATATCTAAATAATCAATCCCGTTGTCTATCGCAAAGCGAAGAATATGATCGGACTGGTCATTAACGGACAGAATAATAAGACTGATCTTCTTATCCGGG containing:
- a CDS encoding NAD-dependent epimerase/dehydratase family protein; the protein is MEHNILVVGGNGLVGKTIIRILKSRNPHIHIFTGGRKGGNTENDLKIDVTDPASFQVIPDKKISLIILSVNDQSDHILRFAIDNGIDYLDITKPTPDLVRAYNLAKSRKVNSRIVFSSGWMGGIVSGLVKTLSPGNSDIQEVKLFVYYSVKDLAGESSAHFMAENVAKPFIRYENNKEVSIRHFLDSEKFDFSFGIGSREAYNFDVPDLYILNQIGKVPGVNVKMTYNSKLITWLLGAFQKIRIFNILSLKERRMIFGSSGKGDQSVFEIIVKTKQGSEKLSLKSEKGQAELTALSAVLHTEELLQNIHENSVCFSHQLHQPYSLMEKLKAYETIQIKTSK